One Lysinibacillus sp. OF-1 DNA segment encodes these proteins:
- a CDS encoding M20 family metallopeptidase, which produces MSFHEKISALIEAKQEASVALSDAIWAVPELHFQEKKSMQYMKEALEKEGFQTEVGVAGLETALVGTFGCGKPVIAFLGEYDALPGLSQKGGATQHEPLENGGSGHGCGHNLLGTGAFAAAVAVKDYLEQNHQSATIRFYGCPAEENGSGKAYMAKAGLFDDVDIAISWHPGTFSTVMTCSSLANYAATFKFTGKSAHAAAAPHLGRSALDAVELMNVGVNYLREHIIPEARVHYAITNSGGTSPNVVQPYAEVTYLIRAPKKQQVQEIYQRVENIAKGATLMTGTSVEVDFEGAASNLITNKTLYDVMYQQILEIGMPHYTIEDEQYAQAIFNTFTPEVQAASLIGLRKEDVKQLQGKVIADHVPGMLPEFIMGGSTDVGDVSWNVPTVQCTTVCMALGTPLHTWQVVSQGVMPIAHKGMLQAAKIMACTAIAVLNNPAYIEEAKKEWQERLDGETYVSLIPEGTQPPKL; this is translated from the coding sequence ATGAGTTTTCATGAAAAAATTTCTGCGTTAATTGAAGCCAAACAAGAGGCAAGTGTAGCATTAAGTGATGCTATTTGGGCTGTGCCTGAGCTTCATTTTCAAGAGAAAAAATCCATGCAATATATGAAAGAGGCGTTAGAGAAAGAGGGCTTTCAAACAGAGGTTGGCGTTGCTGGACTTGAAACGGCGCTTGTTGGGACTTTTGGTTGTGGAAAGCCTGTAATTGCCTTTTTAGGTGAATATGATGCACTTCCCGGTTTGAGTCAAAAAGGTGGGGCGACACAACATGAACCTCTTGAGAATGGTGGAAGCGGACATGGCTGTGGTCATAATTTATTAGGAACAGGTGCATTTGCAGCTGCTGTTGCAGTGAAGGATTACTTAGAGCAAAATCATCAATCAGCAACAATCCGTTTTTATGGCTGTCCTGCAGAGGAAAATGGATCTGGTAAAGCTTATATGGCGAAAGCTGGTCTTTTTGACGATGTGGATATTGCAATCTCTTGGCATCCAGGTACATTTTCAACGGTTATGACTTGTAGCTCTCTAGCAAACTATGCCGCAACTTTTAAGTTTACAGGCAAAAGTGCACATGCAGCAGCCGCACCGCACCTTGGAAGAAGCGCTTTAGATGCTGTTGAGCTTATGAATGTTGGGGTAAATTATTTACGAGAGCATATCATTCCAGAAGCTCGTGTCCATTACGCTATTACGAATTCAGGTGGAACTTCACCAAATGTAGTCCAACCATATGCAGAGGTAACGTACCTGATTAGAGCACCTAAAAAGCAGCAAGTGCAGGAAATTTATCAGCGCGTTGAAAATATTGCTAAGGGTGCTACATTGATGACAGGTACTTCAGTTGAAGTTGATTTTGAAGGTGCTGCTTCAAATCTGATTACAAATAAAACGCTTTATGATGTGATGTATCAACAAATACTTGAAATTGGCATGCCACACTATACAATAGAGGATGAGCAGTATGCACAGGCTATTTTCAATACGTTTACTCCTGAAGTACAAGCCGCCTCATTAATAGGCTTGCGTAAAGAAGACGTCAAACAATTACAGGGAAAAGTGATTGCTGATCACGTTCCAGGCATGCTACCCGAATTTATTATGGGTGGCTCAACAGATGTAGGAGATGTCAGCTGGAATGTACCAACTGTACAATGTACAACGGTATGTATGGCATTAGGAACACCACTACATACATGGCAGGTTGTCTCTCAAGGAGTTATGCCAATCGCGCATAAAGGGATGCTACAGGCGGCTAAAATCATGGCTTGTACGGCTATTGCGGTGCTTAATAATCCAGCCTATATCGAGGAAGCGAAAAAGGAATGGCAGGAACGTCTTGATGGAGAAACATATGTATCATTAATTCCAGAGGGAACACAGCCTCCTAAGCTATAA
- a CDS encoding MFS transporter, which yields MTANEVTKKSRNVILALLFLGWSLGNLDRYIMNYAVVSITGDLQLDASSTGIILSAFFLGYAIMQIPGGWLADKFGAKRILLMAVIMWSIFTGLTAIAWSLTAMIVIRFLFGIGEGGFQPASSKIIATIFPKEERGRAMSIMLTSGGIVSLIVPLLAAYLLGTIGWRMMFIIIGAIGAIIAFLYWKYIKLPQNEAEDASTENSAHKVSFKELLKTPLMWNLIIAYFCIYAVNWGLVSWIPTYLQKNRGLDLMSIGWAQTIPAITTIIGVYGSGYIIDKLPKGMEKVLGSISCAVIGLLLYLMFTAKTVTLFIGYQTVVSIFIAFVITLLPVIVLKKLPSSITGSAMGIANTGGQLAGFVTPMAIGFMVDAFNGSFDAAFWMLIGFALICIVSLVTLNDQKGILLKA from the coding sequence TATGAACTATGCAGTTGTATCGATTACGGGTGATTTGCAACTGGATGCATCTTCTACGGGTATCATTTTAAGCGCTTTCTTTTTAGGCTATGCCATTATGCAAATACCAGGTGGCTGGCTGGCAGATAAATTTGGCGCTAAAAGAATTTTATTGATGGCTGTTATTATGTGGTCTATTTTTACGGGTCTAACAGCGATTGCTTGGTCATTAACAGCGATGATTGTGATTCGATTTTTATTTGGGATTGGCGAGGGTGGATTTCAGCCAGCAAGCTCTAAAATTATTGCCACAATCTTCCCAAAAGAGGAAAGAGGCAGAGCGATGTCCATCATGCTTACTTCTGGTGGCATTGTTTCACTCATCGTGCCGCTGCTAGCAGCTTATTTATTAGGGACGATTGGCTGGCGCATGATGTTTATCATTATTGGAGCTATTGGCGCTATTATTGCCTTTTTATATTGGAAATATATTAAACTTCCACAAAACGAAGCAGAAGATGCTAGTACAGAAAATTCTGCACACAAAGTGAGCTTTAAAGAACTATTGAAAACACCGTTGATGTGGAATTTAATTATTGCTTATTTCTGTATTTATGCCGTGAACTGGGGCTTGGTTTCCTGGATCCCGACTTATCTGCAAAAAAATCGCGGATTGGATCTAATGTCCATTGGCTGGGCACAAACAATTCCTGCCATTACAACGATTATTGGTGTGTACGGTAGTGGATATATCATTGATAAGCTACCAAAAGGAATGGAGAAAGTGTTAGGCTCCATCTCCTGTGCAGTTATTGGTCTTTTATTGTATTTAATGTTTACTGCAAAAACAGTGACGTTATTTATTGGTTATCAAACAGTTGTTTCTATCTTTATTGCGTTTGTCATTACATTACTACCTGTTATTGTACTGAAGAAATTACCCTCTTCTATTACAGGCTCGGCAATGGGGATTGCGAATACAGGGGGGCAATTAGCGGGCTTTGTCACGCCAATGGCGATTGGATTTATGGTCGATGCCTTTAATGGCTCCTTTGATGCAGCCTTTTGGATGTTAATTGGCTTTGCGCTTATCTGTATTGTGTCGCTTGTCACCCTAAATGACCAAAAAGGAATATTGTTGAAAGCATAA
- a CDS encoding rhodanese-like domain-containing protein, with protein sequence MDILITIGVVLVVIIAYIGINALRLKKAVTNLTQEQFIEGYRKAQLIDVREQKEFDAGHILGARNVPSTTLRQRYKEIRPDLPVYLYCQNTGRSSRAALFLKKRGYNQIYQLQGGFKTWTGKIKAKKY encoded by the coding sequence TTGGACATACTTATCACAATCGGTGTCGTTTTAGTAGTCATAATTGCATATATCGGTATTAATGCACTACGACTCAAAAAAGCCGTAACCAACTTAACACAAGAGCAATTCATAGAAGGCTATCGTAAAGCCCAGCTAATCGATGTACGTGAACAAAAAGAATTTGATGCTGGTCATATTCTTGGTGCACGAAATGTTCCTTCCACAACACTACGTCAACGTTATAAAGAAATCCGCCCAGATTTACCAGTATATCTATACTGTCAAAATACAGGCCGTAGCTCACGTGCTGCACTATTTCTTAAAAAACGTGGGTACAACCAAATTTACCAACTTCAAGGTGGATTCAAAACTTGGACAGGTAAAATAAAAGCAAAAAAATATTAA
- a CDS encoding lipoate--protein ligase family protein — MTTWYFLNSGKCSPSFNMALDEALLDWHSEGLIPPVIRFYEWEPATLSIGYFQQAKRDINLDAVREQGLGFVRRPTGGRAVLHEHELTYSVIVTESYPDMPESVTEAYRVLSEGILQGFHNLGMDAYFSVPDTEEKRADLKSPKSAVCFDAPSWYELVVEGKKIAGSAQTRQKGVILQHGAILLDLDQEKLLSVFNFSSEEAKNRMRRKLPEKAVAINGLVKEPVTVEQCVTAFRDGFAKSLQIELKPFTLSEEQLEYVRALEEKKYANDEWNFKK; from the coding sequence ATGACAACTTGGTATTTTCTAAATTCAGGGAAATGTAGTCCTTCTTTTAATATGGCACTAGATGAAGCATTACTTGACTGGCATAGTGAGGGGTTAATTCCACCAGTGATTCGTTTTTACGAGTGGGAGCCTGCGACACTATCGATTGGTTATTTTCAACAGGCTAAAAGAGATATTAATTTAGACGCTGTACGTGAGCAAGGCTTAGGCTTTGTGCGTCGTCCAACGGGTGGACGAGCTGTCTTGCATGAGCATGAACTCACATATAGTGTCATCGTTACGGAAAGCTATCCGGATATGCCAGAGTCTGTGACAGAGGCATACCGTGTATTAAGTGAGGGAATCTTGCAAGGTTTCCATAATCTTGGGATGGATGCTTATTTTAGTGTACCTGATACAGAGGAGAAAAGAGCTGACCTCAAGAGTCCGAAAAGTGCTGTTTGCTTTGATGCGCCAAGTTGGTATGAGCTGGTCGTTGAAGGAAAAAAAATAGCGGGAAGTGCTCAAACACGTCAAAAGGGTGTTATTTTACAGCACGGCGCCATTTTATTAGATTTAGACCAGGAGAAACTATTATCCGTATTTAATTTCTCAAGCGAAGAAGCGAAGAATCGTATGCGCAGAAAGTTACCGGAAAAGGCGGTTGCCATCAACGGTCTTGTTAAAGAACCAGTAACAGTTGAACAATGTGTAACAGCTTTTCGTGATGGGTTTGCAAAATCGTTGCAAATTGAATTAAAACCATTTACACTTTCTGAGGAGCAGTTAGAATATGTTCGTGCATTAGAAGAAAAAAAATATGCAAATGATGAATGGAACTTTAAAAAGTAA
- a CDS encoding amino acid permease, protein MEQQQLKRDLKNRHVQLIAIGGTIGTGLFLGSGKAIALAGPSIILAYLIVGTALFFVMRALGELLLSNAGYTSFTDFASEYIGPWAGYVTGWTYWFCWIMTAMADIIAVGVYTQYWFDIPQWMPAIGCLILLLLLNLLTVKLFGELEFWFAIIKVITIVVLILIGLIMIVTGFQTSSGTVAVENLWAHGGLFPNGMYGFLMAFQMVVFAFVGVELVGVSAAETADPQKNIPSAINKIPFRILLFYVGALFVILCINPWYEMSASSSPFVQVFTLAGIPIAAGIINFVVLTSAASAGNSGLFSTSRMLFNLGKNKQASPTFAKLNKNSVPSNALVISAIVVSVGALLSKLMPENAFSIVTTISAICFIWVWSIIVISHIIYQRKNRALHEASKFKAPLTPFINYVILAFFAFLLLIMFISEATRTALLLTPIWFIALFILYNMKKR, encoded by the coding sequence GTGGAACAGCAACAATTAAAACGAGATTTAAAAAATCGCCATGTGCAGCTTATTGCCATTGGTGGAACAATTGGGACGGGTTTATTTTTAGGCTCTGGCAAAGCCATTGCCCTTGCAGGCCCTTCTATCATCCTTGCCTACTTAATTGTCGGTACCGCCTTATTTTTTGTGATGCGTGCATTAGGTGAGCTGCTATTATCCAATGCAGGCTATACATCATTTACGGATTTTGCATCCGAATACATAGGTCCTTGGGCAGGTTATGTGACAGGTTGGACATATTGGTTCTGTTGGATTATGACAGCCATGGCGGACATTATCGCGGTGGGGGTTTATACACAATATTGGTTTGATATCCCCCAATGGATGCCAGCCATTGGTTGCTTAATCTTGTTATTACTACTCAATTTATTAACCGTTAAACTTTTTGGTGAATTGGAATTTTGGTTTGCCATCATTAAAGTGATTACGATTGTGGTTCTTATCCTCATCGGACTGATTATGATTGTAACAGGCTTTCAAACTAGCTCAGGAACGGTAGCAGTGGAAAATCTTTGGGCACACGGTGGTCTATTTCCAAATGGAATGTACGGCTTTTTAATGGCTTTCCAAATGGTTGTGTTTGCTTTTGTTGGCGTGGAATTAGTGGGGGTTTCAGCAGCTGAGACAGCAGATCCTCAAAAAAATATTCCCTCTGCCATTAATAAAATTCCATTTCGTATTTTACTCTTTTATGTAGGTGCATTGTTTGTGATTTTATGCATCAATCCATGGTATGAAATGTCTGCCTCAAGCAGTCCTTTTGTACAAGTATTTACACTGGCTGGTATTCCGATTGCTGCGGGTATTATAAACTTTGTTGTACTCACTTCAGCCGCTTCAGCAGGTAACAGTGGTTTATTTTCAACAAGTCGGATGCTCTTTAATCTTGGAAAAAATAAACAAGCATCACCTACATTTGCCAAGCTCAACAAAAACAGCGTGCCAAGTAATGCACTCGTTATTTCTGCTATTGTTGTATCAGTAGGTGCATTGCTAAGTAAGCTGATGCCAGAAAATGCCTTTAGTATTGTGACGACGATTAGTGCGATTTGTTTTATTTGGGTGTGGAGCATTATCGTTATTTCTCACATTATTTATCAACGAAAAAACCGTGCCTTACATGAAGCATCGAAATTTAAAGCACCACTGACACCTTTTATCAACTATGTAATTCTAGCATTCTTTGCCTTTCTCTTACTTATAATGTTTATTTCTGAGGCTACACGTACAGCTCTACTATTAACACCAATTTGGTTTATCGCCTTATTCATTCTTTATAATATGAAAAAAAGATGA
- a CDS encoding glutaminase — translation MSIQPHQQDHLMAQWVSQFRTAAKEGQCASYIPALAKKDPNQLAIAIIGSNGSEIKAGDTTELFTLQSVSKVITFILACMDRGLPYVLERVDVEPTGDTFNSIIRLESHQPGKPFNPMINAGAITVSSMLAGHSPQEKVIKILQFLEQIIGKQLSINEEVFQSEWQTANRNRALAYYLMDSGFLDCPVEAALEVYLKQCAIEVNVSDLAMIGLVIANDGYHPLLKKQLFPKQVAKLAKALMVTCGMYNASGKFAAFIGLPAKSGVSGAILTAVPGHAGLNSPFPTGCGIGIYGPAIDPIGNSVAGVQLLKHLATEWDMTIF, via the coding sequence ATGTCAATACAACCACATCAGCAGGATCACCTTATGGCACAATGGGTATCGCAGTTTCGCACTGCTGCTAAAGAAGGTCAATGTGCTAGCTATATCCCTGCTTTAGCCAAAAAAGATCCGAACCAATTAGCGATTGCGATAATCGGTTCAAATGGCAGCGAAATCAAAGCAGGAGATACTACAGAACTATTTACACTTCAAAGTGTTTCTAAAGTGATCACATTTATATTAGCCTGTATGGATCGAGGTTTACCTTATGTACTAGAAAGAGTAGATGTGGAACCAACAGGGGATACGTTCAACTCTATTATTCGCTTAGAAAGCCATCAACCAGGGAAACCGTTTAATCCAATGATAAACGCAGGGGCCATTACGGTGTCCTCGATGCTGGCTGGTCATTCACCGCAAGAAAAGGTCATAAAAATTCTACAATTTTTAGAACAAATCATTGGCAAGCAATTAAGTATTAATGAAGAGGTATTTCAATCAGAATGGCAAACCGCCAATCGTAATCGAGCATTGGCCTACTATTTAATGGATTCAGGCTTCCTAGATTGTCCAGTAGAGGCGGCACTTGAGGTGTATTTGAAGCAATGTGCAATTGAAGTCAATGTATCAGATTTAGCGATGATTGGCTTAGTCATTGCCAATGATGGCTACCATCCATTGTTAAAGAAACAGCTATTTCCTAAACAAGTGGCGAAATTAGCGAAGGCCTTGATGGTGACATGCGGTATGTACAATGCTTCAGGGAAGTTTGCAGCCTTTATTGGCCTGCCTGCTAAAAGTGGTGTTTCCGGTGCGATTCTTACAGCTGTTCCAGGTCATGCAGGCTTGAATTCCCCATTTCCTACTGGCTGTGGTATCGGTATTTATGGTCCAGCAATCGATCCAATAGGAAACAGTGTGGCTGGTGTGCAGTTACTAAAGCATTTAGCGACAGAATGGGATATGACTATTTTTTAA